One region of Sulfurisphaera ohwakuensis genomic DNA includes:
- a CDS encoding methyltransferase family protein yields MRRRAGVKEREFSTFFIFIGALFFTIFFSFFFGYYSYFSGIGELPEAFIYVGLVFMIAGESFRIWAILTLGKYFSPVVTVYSDQRVISWGPYSLVRHPAYGGLLLGVALSLRSLFSLPLVLVDIAVYNYRANLEERLLIQNLGEEYLDYKKRVKKNHSLRILRP; encoded by the coding sequence GTGAGAAGAAGAGCAGGAGTAAAAGAAAGAGAATTCTCAACTTTCTTTATCTTTATAGGGGCATTATTTTTTACAATCTTCTTCTCCTTCTTTTTTGGATACTATTCCTACTTTAGCGGAATAGGAGAACTACCCGAAGCATTTATATACGTAGGTTTAGTCTTTATGATAGCAGGAGAGAGTTTTAGGATATGGGCAATACTTACTCTAGGCAAATACTTCTCACCCGTTGTTACAGTATATTCAGACCAGAGAGTTATAAGCTGGGGCCCTTATAGTCTGGTAAGACATCCCGCATACGGCGGTTTACTCCTAGGTGTGGCATTATCTTTAAGGAGCCTATTTTCTCTACCACTGGTCTTAGTAGACATTGCAGTCTATAATTATAGAGCTAATTTAGAAGAAAGGCTATTAATCCAGAACTTAGGAGAGGAATATCTTGATTATAAGAAGAGAGTAAAGAAAAATCATTCCCTACGTATTTTGAGACCATAA
- a CDS encoding ATP-binding protein, whose translation MAYEVVNIISRISQSTNNLLVLSDEFEEALRKSAWVAGSLLDVIELLFFYFRVLQSSSLLKRFGEGDKIYRILKPLIPGNVKLSENGELYYTEKKVIPWRFVSASIMEVISLLLTLREREIVLYEEPESQFHEKLQILMGLILYALTTTNKLVITTHSQTILYTLAFLSFLKPTSEEIIKLLDSLEIKNDELVENILEANKKIVRFYYFHDGRVEEISDETITKGIPSFVDVLDKELKWFSEIYLSRLRKGAISKE comes from the coding sequence GTGGCATATGAAGTTGTTAACATTATTTCACGGATAAGCCAGAGTACTAATAACCTACTTGTACTTTCTGACGAATTTGAGGAGGCTTTGAGAAAAAGTGCGTGGGTAGCAGGTTCACTTTTAGATGTTATAGAACTGTTATTCTTTTATTTTAGGGTACTTCAGTCCTCTTCTCTTTTAAAACGATTCGGAGAGGGCGACAAAATATATAGAATTTTAAAGCCATTAATCCCAGGTAATGTAAAGCTTAGTGAAAACGGAGAACTATACTATACTGAGAAAAAGGTTATTCCCTGGAGATTCGTCTCTGCATCAATAATGGAAGTTATAAGCTTACTCCTCACATTAAGAGAAAGAGAAATCGTCTTATATGAGGAACCCGAATCACAATTTCACGAGAAGCTTCAAATACTCATGGGACTTATCCTTTATGCATTAACAACCACAAATAAACTCGTTATAACCACACATAGCCAAACAATACTTTATACTCTAGCATTTTTATCCTTTTTAAAACCCACCTCAGAAGAGATTATAAAACTCCTAGACTCTCTTGAAATAAAAAATGATGAATTAGTAGAGAATATACTAGAGGCAAACAAGAAAATAGTTAGGTTTTACTATTTTCATGACGGTAGAGTTGAAGAGATAAGCGATGAAACTATAACCAAGGGCATACCTAGCTTTGTGGATGTACTTGATAAAGAGTTAAAATGGTTTTCTGAAATATATTTGTCCAGGTTGAGAAAGGGTGCCATTTCTAAAGAATAG
- a CDS encoding AAA family ATPase, with protein sequence MKLRIKSLGPISEESEIELGDLTVFFGPPNSGKSTVLRAIYYSLNTFGWELLSSKKLGYGLLNISYEIVDEKTVKLIFTPSDLLIRQSLPEGDFTFEPFSFIDFIKTHKVYERGIKGNVKFTSIVSPSECDEKVIKRLAEIGVNFEAEIIGNKGYARILTAIEGVSESCRDYLYHVIAEGIVEEIGKKFTLN encoded by the coding sequence GTGAAGCTTAGGATTAAGTCTTTAGGTCCTATCAGTGAGGAGAGTGAAATAGAACTCGGTGATCTAACTGTCTTCTTTGGCCCCCCAAACTCTGGTAAATCCACGGTCTTAAGGGCTATTTACTATTCATTAAACACTTTTGGATGGGAACTATTATCAAGCAAGAAACTTGGATACGGACTCCTCAATATTAGTTACGAAATCGTTGATGAAAAAACTGTAAAGCTTATTTTCACACCCTCTGACTTACTTATAAGGCAATCTCTTCCAGAAGGAGACTTCACTTTTGAGCCTTTTTCTTTTATTGATTTCATAAAAACTCATAAGGTGTATGAAAGAGGGATAAAAGGTAACGTAAAGTTCACTTCTATAGTGTCTCCTTCTGAGTGCGATGAGAAAGTAATAAAAAGATTAGCTGAGATAGGCGTAAATTTTGAGGCTGAGATTATAGGTAATAAAGGGTATGCACGGATTCTTACGGCGATTGAAGGTGTATCAGAAAGTTGCAGAGATTATCTATATCATGTAATTGCTGAAGGTATAGTAGAAGAAATAGGAAAAAAATTTACTCTAAATTAG
- a CDS encoding acyl-CoA synthetase: MVSYYEVVRSFSWKEIEKTIDISSLVDHEGIAVIRFSKEGKEQITFQELRDRALRLASYLKHVVGVKKGDVISVLASKKIEQVIVLLASLYIGALYQPLFTAFGPKAIEIRTRDKKPKVLFYQDDQKEKVSEGVPLSKLDDLTSYGRLEEIERLSWNDPIILLYTSGSTGLPKGALISKRLLLNTYVYMKYGIGLRENDIFWNGADPGWAYGLYYGIIGPLLFGKTVIFLDEPFDAERTMEFLEENKITNFAWAPTTYRIISRSVKRKYDLRLERASSAGEPLNPEVIKWFKENYNVIVKDHYGQTEVGMVVYNGWGYDHELKIGSMGLPAPGYEVDIIEENVAVKKTSPGFHFLGYLNNPEKTQEAFRGDWYLTGDVASKDQDGYFWFIGRKDDVTKVSGYRIGPFEVESVLLEHPAVLESAVVADEDPIRGHVLHAYIVLKPGYTPSEELKKEIIEFVKSRYSKTVHLERVDFIDKLPKTESGKIQRYLLKKKIS, from the coding sequence ATGGTAAGTTATTATGAGGTTGTAAGAAGTTTTAGCTGGAAGGAGATCGAAAAAACAATAGATATTTCATCACTAGTAGACCATGAGGGGATAGCTGTCATTAGATTTAGTAAAGAAGGAAAAGAGCAAATTACTTTCCAAGAACTTAGGGATAGAGCGTTAAGGCTTGCTTCTTATCTGAAACATGTAGTTGGTGTTAAGAAGGGGGACGTAATATCGGTTTTAGCTTCTAAGAAAATAGAGCAAGTCATAGTCCTCTTAGCCAGTCTCTATATAGGAGCTTTGTATCAACCCTTATTTACAGCCTTTGGACCTAAGGCTATAGAAATTAGGACTAGAGATAAAAAACCTAAAGTGTTATTTTATCAAGATGACCAAAAAGAGAAGGTAAGTGAAGGAGTACCACTTTCAAAGCTTGATGATTTAACATCTTACGGGAGATTAGAAGAGATAGAAAGGCTAAGCTGGAACGATCCAATTATTTTACTTTATACTTCTGGGAGTACTGGTTTGCCTAAAGGAGCATTAATATCTAAGAGGCTTTTACTCAACACATACGTATATATGAAATACGGAATTGGGCTTAGGGAGAATGATATTTTCTGGAATGGTGCTGACCCAGGCTGGGCATACGGTCTCTATTATGGAATTATAGGTCCATTACTTTTCGGCAAGACTGTAATATTCCTAGATGAGCCTTTCGATGCGGAAAGAACAATGGAGTTTCTTGAAGAAAATAAGATAACTAATTTCGCATGGGCACCTACTACATATAGGATTATATCGAGGTCTGTGAAGAGGAAGTATGATCTAAGGCTTGAAAGAGCTAGCTCTGCAGGAGAACCCCTTAATCCAGAGGTGATAAAGTGGTTTAAAGAGAATTATAACGTGATTGTGAAAGATCATTACGGTCAGACTGAAGTAGGGATGGTAGTGTATAATGGTTGGGGTTACGATCATGAGCTAAAGATAGGTAGTATGGGGTTACCGGCACCGGGTTATGAGGTGGATATCATAGAAGAGAATGTAGCTGTAAAGAAGACTTCCCCAGGCTTTCATTTTCTAGGATATTTGAATAATCCAGAGAAAACGCAAGAAGCTTTCAGAGGAGATTGGTATTTAACTGGTGATGTGGCATCTAAAGATCAAGACGGATACTTCTGGTTTATTGGTAGAAAGGATGATGTAACTAAGGTGTCTGGATATAGGATTGGACCTTTTGAAGTAGAGAGTGTACTATTAGAGCATCCAGCTGTCCTTGAGTCTGCAGTAGTTGCTGATGAAGATCCTATTAGGGGGCACGTTCTTCACGCATATATAGTTCTTAAACCCGGATATACTCCAAGCGAAGAGCTAAAAAAGGAGATAATAGAGTTTGTTAAGAGTCGTTACTCTAAGACTGTGCATTTAGAGAGGGTGGATTTCATCGATAAATTACCGAAAACCGAAAGTGGAAAAATACAAAGGTATTTACTTAAGAAAAAGATAAGTTAA
- a CDS encoding lipoate--protein ligase family protein: protein MRLIIEGGERGERQMALDETMLLLLTKDLIPETVRFWNFKPTTLTLGRFLAVKDWVNEEELRRFNFPLIRRFTGGGPALHDENGEITWSVAIKGNDLMKAYQTIAKALINALSHFDLKGEFSPINDIVVQGKKIVGMAGAIKRNSILVHGTFMYATNPEFMRVIKSPKVKEAERGEAKSRVTTISLLLGYNISRNEALEALIEGFKSVFNLEDGELTDIEKEFSESLRFKYTNPQWTYLR from the coding sequence ATGAGACTTATAATTGAAGGTGGCGAACGTGGAGAGAGACAAATGGCTCTTGATGAGACTATGCTTCTGCTTCTTACTAAGGATTTAATACCAGAAACCGTTAGGTTCTGGAATTTTAAACCTACAACTTTAACGCTAGGTAGGTTTTTGGCTGTGAAAGATTGGGTTAATGAGGAAGAATTGAGGCGTTTTAATTTCCCCTTAATAAGACGTTTTACCGGTGGTGGTCCGGCTTTACATGACGAAAATGGTGAAATTACCTGGAGTGTTGCTATCAAGGGTAATGATTTAATGAAGGCTTATCAAACTATTGCTAAAGCGTTAATTAACGCTCTTTCTCACTTTGATTTGAAGGGAGAATTTTCTCCGATAAATGATATTGTTGTTCAGGGTAAGAAGATTGTTGGAATGGCTGGGGCTATTAAGAGGAATTCTATTTTAGTTCATGGTACTTTTATGTATGCTACAAACCCAGAGTTTATGAGGGTCATTAAGTCTCCAAAGGTTAAGGAGGCTGAAAGGGGTGAGGCTAAGTCTAGAGTTACTACTATTTCTTTACTTTTAGGTTATAATATATCAAGGAATGAGGCTTTAGAGGCTTTAATTGAGGGTTTTAAGTCTGTTTTTAATCTTGAGGATGGTGAATTAACTGACATAGAGAAGGAGTTTAGCGAATCATTAAGGTTTAAATATACTAATCCTCAATGGACTTATTTGAGATGA
- a CDS encoding radical SAM protein has translation MKVLLSSGTYYYLKRGIKVSETAYALQYGGCEGKCKFCTQSVLSNADKTYLSRVKWYLVDFNDETAEKLSIFSRFCLQTVIKKGFVDEVIDILKLTRNKHKSVTITPIEGSYLYKFKELNVDYLGIGLDTVKRLWDYVGKPYTFDEYMKFIKEAVRVFGRGHVYAHLIVGLGETDDELISLMKELKDIGAEVALFAFTPVKGTPFENLERPSLERYRYIQRMRYMIFEGKNSKLAYLTSGCPSCDRPYYNEDPRDKLYNIPLRDFRWYMGS, from the coding sequence ATGAAAGTTTTACTTTCTTCGGGTACTTACTACTATTTAAAAAGGGGTATAAAGGTTAGTGAGACTGCTTATGCTTTACAATATGGTGGTTGTGAAGGTAAGTGTAAGTTCTGTACGCAATCTGTCTTATCTAATGCTGATAAGACTTATTTATCTAGGGTTAAGTGGTATTTAGTTGATTTTAATGATGAGACTGCTGAAAAACTTTCCATTTTTTCCCGTTTTTGTTTACAAACTGTAATAAAGAAGGGTTTTGTTGATGAGGTTATTGATATTCTTAAGCTTACTAGAAATAAGCATAAATCTGTTACCATAACTCCCATAGAGGGAAGCTATTTGTATAAATTTAAGGAGTTAAATGTTGACTATTTAGGCATTGGTTTGGATACTGTTAAGAGGCTTTGGGATTATGTTGGTAAGCCTTATACTTTTGATGAGTATATGAAATTTATAAAGGAAGCTGTTAGAGTCTTTGGAAGGGGTCATGTTTACGCTCATTTAATAGTTGGTCTTGGTGAGACTGATGATGAATTAATTAGTTTAATGAAAGAGTTAAAAGATATTGGTGCTGAGGTTGCTTTGTTTGCTTTTACCCCGGTTAAGGGCACTCCTTTTGAGAATTTAGAGAGACCTTCTCTTGAAAGGTATAGGTACATTCAAAGAATGAGATACATGATATTTGAGGGAAAGAATTCTAAGCTTGCATACTTAACATCTGGTTGTCCATCTTGTGACAGACCTTATTATAATGAAGATCCTAGAGATAAGTTGTATAATATTCCTTTGAGGGATTTCCGTTGGTATATGGGTTCGTAA
- a CDS encoding radical SAM protein codes for MRKFSVISISGGSCSLSCTYCNSTYIKSMEPAISEEEFYKILKKKYERGVKGFLISGGFDPQGRLLNLKRILPVMKRVKREFEDVIFNIHPGLVERELIEEMSDVVDIVDYEFAYSLRAFENKGIKRNREDYIKVLEDFITRGPKYIVPHIILGFPNDDIEESIKIASSMKPYLVNFLVLIPTKGTPSENFGIPQISDIIKYVELGNRLMNGKVSIGCMRPYRIKDELDKIVVERGLVERISNPSRKLWGYLDMYDACCSLPLEYLNKFKL; via the coding sequence TTGAGAAAATTTTCTGTTATAAGCATCTCTGGTGGTTCTTGTTCTTTAAGTTGTACATATTGTAATTCAACATATATAAAGAGTATGGAGCCTGCTATTTCTGAAGAAGAATTTTACAAAATCTTAAAGAAGAAGTATGAAAGAGGAGTTAAGGGGTTTTTAATTAGTGGTGGTTTTGATCCCCAAGGGAGGTTACTGAATCTTAAGAGAATATTACCGGTTATGAAAAGGGTTAAAAGAGAGTTCGAAGATGTGATTTTTAATATTCATCCTGGGTTAGTAGAAAGGGAATTAATAGAGGAAATGTCTGATGTTGTCGATATTGTAGATTACGAGTTTGCTTACTCACTAAGAGCTTTTGAAAATAAGGGGATAAAGAGGAATAGGGAGGATTATATTAAAGTTTTGGAAGATTTTATAACTAGGGGTCCTAAATATATTGTTCCCCATATAATTTTAGGTTTTCCTAATGATGATATTGAGGAGAGTATTAAAATTGCTTCTTCTATGAAACCTTATCTTGTTAATTTCTTAGTCCTCATACCTACTAAAGGTACTCCCTCGGAGAATTTTGGTATCCCTCAGATTTCTGATATTATTAAATATGTTGAGCTTGGTAATAGGTTAATGAATGGAAAGGTTAGTATTGGCTGTATGAGACCTTATAGGATTAAGGATGAGTTAGATAAGATAGTAGTAGAAAGAGGTCTTGTTGAGAGAATTTCTAATCCTTCCAGGAAATTATGGGGTTATTTAGATATGTATGATGCTTGCTGTAGTTTACCTTTAGAGTATTTAAATAAATTTAAACTTTAA
- a CDS encoding L-aspartate oxidase, translating to MIYIIGSGIAGLSAGVALRRAGKKVTLISKRIDGGSTPIAKGGVAASVGSDDSPELHAQDTIKVGDGLCDVKTVNYVTSEAKNVIETFESWGFEFEEDLRLEGGHTKRRVLHRTDETGREIFNFLLKLAREEGIPIIEDRLVEIRVKDGKVTGFVTEKRGLVEDVDKLVLATGGYSYLYEYSSTQSTNIGDGMAIAFKAGAMLADMEFVQFHPTVTSLDGEVFLLTETLRGEGAQIINENGERFLFNYDKRGELAPRDILSRAIYIEMLKGHRVFIDLSKIEDFERKFPVVAKYLARHGHNYKVKIPIFPAAHFVDGGIRVNIRGESNIVNLYAIGEVSDSGLHGANRLASNSLLEGLVFGINLPRYVDNSWEGISTDDGIVHSVRISGNKTLSLKEIRRINWENVGIIRNEEKLVKAINTYSGSTQNEAIISYLTALAAEIRKESRGNHFREDYPYKDPNWEKRIYFKLVV from the coding sequence ATGATCTATATAATTGGTTCAGGTATTGCTGGTTTATCTGCTGGTGTTGCGTTAAGAAGGGCTGGAAAGAAAGTTACTTTAATAAGTAAAAGAATTGATGGTGGTTCTACTCCCATAGCTAAGGGTGGTGTTGCAGCTTCTGTTGGAAGCGATGATAGTCCAGAGCTACATGCTCAAGACACTATTAAGGTTGGTGATGGACTGTGCGATGTAAAGACTGTTAATTATGTTACATCTGAGGCTAAGAATGTTATAGAGACTTTTGAGAGTTGGGGTTTTGAGTTTGAGGAGGATTTAAGGTTAGAAGGAGGTCATACAAAGAGGAGAGTTTTGCATAGGACTGATGAGACGGGAAGAGAGATATTCAACTTTTTATTGAAGCTTGCTAGGGAGGAAGGAATTCCCATAATTGAGGATAGACTTGTTGAGATAAGGGTTAAAGACGGGAAGGTTACTGGTTTTGTTACGGAAAAGAGGGGTTTGGTTGAGGATGTTGATAAGCTTGTTTTAGCTACTGGTGGTTATTCTTATCTTTATGAATACTCTTCTACTCAATCTACTAATATTGGGGATGGTATGGCTATTGCTTTTAAGGCTGGGGCTATGCTTGCTGATATGGAGTTTGTACAATTTCATCCTACTGTTACAAGTTTAGATGGAGAAGTTTTCTTACTAACAGAAACTTTAAGGGGTGAGGGAGCACAAATCATTAATGAGAACGGAGAAAGGTTTTTATTCAATTATGATAAGAGAGGAGAATTAGCACCTAGGGATATTCTTTCTAGAGCTATTTATATTGAAATGTTAAAGGGACATAGGGTTTTTATTGATTTGAGTAAAATTGAGGATTTTGAAAGAAAGTTCCCTGTTGTTGCTAAGTATTTAGCTAGGCATGGTCATAATTACAAAGTTAAGATTCCTATATTTCCTGCAGCCCATTTTGTTGATGGAGGTATTAGGGTTAATATTAGAGGAGAAAGCAATATTGTGAATCTTTATGCTATTGGCGAGGTTAGTGATTCTGGTTTACATGGTGCTAATAGGTTAGCTAGTAATTCTCTTTTAGAAGGTTTGGTTTTTGGCATTAATTTGCCAAGATATGTTGATAATAGTTGGGAGGGAATATCTACTGATGACGGTATTGTTCATTCTGTTAGGATATCTGGTAATAAGACTCTATCTCTTAAAGAGATAAGGAGGATTAATTGGGAAAATGTTGGTATAATAAGGAATGAGGAGAAATTGGTTAAGGCTATAAATACTTATTCTGGTTCTACGCAAAATGAGGCTATTATATCTTATTTGACCGCATTAGCTGCTGAAATAAGAAAGGAGAGTAGGGGTAATCATTTTAGGGAGGATTATCCTTATAAGGATCCTAATTGGGAAAAAAGGATTTATTTTAAGTTAGTTGTTTAG
- the nadA gene encoding quinolinate synthase NadA: MPDAVELIKEIKNLKRSKNAIILGHNYMEYGVQLVSDFTGDSYDLAVKAMKTNADIIVFAGVYFMAEQAAALNPDKKVLSPDPNAGCSLSDSLDVDTLRKYKEMYPNAPVVLYINTSIYTKALADYIVTSSTAIKVVKSLDADAIIFGPDANLANYVERKTGKKLIKVPPNGRCIVHANYTRQLVELARKKYPNAILMAHPESPLEILEASDFVGSTNQMIKFAKESPYKEFIVATELGMINALKLQVPEKTFYPLVTTEACACARCPYMAMITLEKIKRSLEEEIYEVKVPKDIAERAKEAFERTMRLLNN; encoded by the coding sequence ATGCCAGACGCAGTGGAGTTAATAAAAGAAATAAAGAATTTAAAGAGAAGTAAAAACGCGATAATTTTAGGTCATAATTATATGGAGTATGGAGTACAATTAGTATCAGATTTCACTGGAGATTCTTATGATTTAGCAGTAAAAGCAATGAAAACAAATGCAGACATTATAGTATTCGCTGGAGTATACTTTATGGCAGAACAAGCAGCAGCATTAAATCCAGATAAAAAAGTATTATCCCCAGATCCTAATGCCGGTTGCTCTTTATCGGATTCCTTAGATGTAGATACTTTAAGAAAATATAAAGAAATGTATCCTAATGCTCCAGTAGTATTGTATATTAACACTAGTATTTACACAAAAGCATTAGCAGATTATATTGTAACTTCTTCAACTGCTATAAAAGTAGTGAAAAGTTTAGACGCAGACGCAATAATATTCGGTCCAGATGCAAACTTAGCAAATTACGTTGAGAGAAAAACTGGGAAGAAATTAATAAAAGTGCCACCAAATGGAAGATGTATAGTCCATGCCAATTACACAAGACAACTAGTTGAATTAGCAAGAAAGAAATATCCTAACGCAATACTTATGGCACATCCAGAAAGTCCATTAGAAATATTAGAAGCATCAGACTTTGTAGGCTCAACAAATCAAATGATAAAATTTGCTAAAGAAAGTCCCTATAAAGAATTCATAGTAGCTACAGAGTTAGGGATGATAAACGCATTAAAGTTGCAAGTACCAGAAAAAACATTCTACCCATTAGTCACTACTGAAGCTTGTGCATGTGCAAGATGTCCTTATATGGCTATGATAACATTAGAAAAAATAAAAAGATCACTAGAAGAAGAAATTTATGAAGTGAAAGTACCTAAAGACATAGCAGAAAGAGCAAAAGAAGCATTTGAAAGGACAATGAGGCTACTAAACAACTAA
- the nadC gene encoding carboxylating nicotinate-nucleotide diphosphorylase — MIKQIMINKLLSLLEEDTYPEDVTSKIVSGIKCKAIIISKDEGILAGQKFIIPFLEYLGIKIENYMKDGTQIKKKDIVLEIEGDAETILGVERLVLNLLGKLSGISTVTHLMTRLAKSVNPNVRIAGTRKTTPGLRVFEKYAIEVGGGDPHRFNLSDAVLIKDNHIALIGSVKEAIRRAKEITSFTKKIEVEVSSLKDALEAYQAGADAILLDNMKPEEIIPVVNELKGKVIVEASGGINPDNVIEYAKTGVDIISSGYITHSSRSLDFSLDVYKS, encoded by the coding sequence ATGATAAAACAAATAATGATAAACAAACTCTTATCATTACTTGAAGAAGACACATACCCAGAAGACGTGACAAGTAAAATAGTTTCTGGGATAAAATGTAAAGCCATAATAATATCTAAAGATGAGGGAATATTAGCCGGTCAAAAGTTCATTATTCCTTTCTTAGAATATTTAGGAATAAAGATAGAAAATTATATGAAAGATGGAACACAAATAAAGAAAAAAGATATAGTATTAGAGATAGAAGGAGACGCAGAAACAATCTTAGGAGTAGAGAGATTAGTACTGAATCTATTAGGCAAATTATCTGGTATATCTACAGTAACCCACTTGATGACAAGACTGGCTAAGAGTGTAAACCCTAATGTTAGAATAGCTGGGACCAGGAAAACAACTCCAGGTTTAAGAGTATTTGAAAAATACGCAATTGAAGTAGGTGGAGGAGATCCTCACAGATTTAATCTTTCCGATGCAGTGTTAATAAAAGATAATCACATTGCTCTAATCGGAAGTGTAAAAGAAGCTATAAGGAGAGCTAAAGAAATAACAAGTTTTACTAAAAAAATTGAGGTTGAAGTATCAAGTTTAAAAGATGCATTAGAAGCATATCAAGCTGGTGCAGATGCTATACTTTTAGATAATATGAAACCAGAAGAAATAATACCAGTAGTAAATGAATTAAAAGGGAAAGTAATAGTAGAAGCTTCTGGTGGAATAAATCCAGATAATGTAATTGAATATGCAAAAACGGGGGTTGACATTATTTCAAGTGGTTATATAACCCATAGTTCAAGGTCATTAGACTTCTCTCTTGATGTATATAAATCATAA
- a CDS encoding ribbon-helix-helix protein, CopG family, protein MRVVTFKIEEDLLQQLDLYALNNRITRSEIIREALIRYLREKKAAAGI, encoded by the coding sequence ATGAGAGTAGTTACATTCAAAATAGAGGAGGATTTGTTACAACAACTAGACCTCTATGCATTAAACAATAGGATTACCAGAAGTGAAATAATAAGAGAAGCTTTAATAAGATACTTAAGGGAGAAAAAAGCCGCTGCGGGGATTTGA
- a CDS encoding SufB/SufD family protein, with amino-acid sequence MSIIDFSSVQKYISNLENKGERQKLLSLAESLPYQIINDSPTVKHYTEWSEYDKLNLTIFPSSNKVKKYEIEGYKTIYIQDDNIIGGEISFEPTNNLMKADETKLVSLTLALSKKLKINIEDSSKILIYHNVTEKGYISPANIEINVKEGAIADIIYLAENEIPDSLQSSVISLKIGRDSQVNFTLIAKSTYIYNYSKVYCEGELNATLFATKSKMAHIEYTTILEKDARSVFSAKSIGRDNDKIDMKVNVQHEGLRSVSEGNLKGIATDNALVVVRGDASVNQTAFDSSTSIIGRAYILGKDAKSIVAPMLEVKTGRVLMAKHSASVSRVPDDLIFYLENRGLSRKEAESFLIRGFIEDEKDPEILKKVIEETLAESKIIVSV; translated from the coding sequence ATGAGTATAATCGATTTTTCTTCTGTACAAAAATACATTTCTAACTTGGAAAATAAAGGAGAAAGGCAAAAATTACTTTCTTTAGCAGAATCATTGCCATACCAAATTATAAACGATTCTCCTACAGTTAAGCATTATACTGAATGGAGTGAGTATGATAAACTTAACTTAACAATCTTTCCCTCTTCAAATAAAGTAAAGAAGTATGAAATAGAAGGATACAAGACAATCTATATACAAGATGATAACATAATAGGAGGAGAAATAAGCTTTGAACCAACAAATAATCTGATGAAGGCAGATGAAACTAAGCTTGTCTCTTTAACATTGGCATTATCAAAAAAACTGAAAATAAACATAGAAGACTCTTCAAAAATCTTAATATATCATAACGTAACAGAAAAAGGCTACATTTCTCCGGCTAACATAGAAATAAATGTGAAGGAAGGTGCAATAGCAGATATAATATATCTGGCTGAAAACGAAATACCAGACTCCCTTCAATCGTCAGTTATTTCTCTAAAAATAGGAAGAGATTCTCAAGTTAATTTCACATTAATTGCCAAATCCACATACATTTATAATTATAGTAAAGTTTATTGTGAAGGAGAACTTAACGCAACATTATTTGCTACTAAATCAAAAATGGCGCACATAGAATATACAACAATTCTAGAGAAAGATGCAAGATCAGTCTTTAGTGCTAAATCAATAGGAAGAGACAACGATAAAATAGATATGAAAGTAAACGTACAACATGAAGGATTAAGAAGTGTAAGTGAAGGAAACTTAAAAGGAATAGCTACTGATAATGCATTAGTAGTTGTAAGAGGAGACGCATCAGTAAATCAAACAGCATTTGATTCATCTACATCGATAATAGGTAGAGCATATATATTGGGTAAAGATGCAAAATCGATAGTAGCACCTATGTTAGAAGTAAAGACTGGAAGAGTATTAATGGCTAAGCATTCTGCATCAGTATCTAGAGTACCAGATGATTTAATATTCTATTTAGAAAATAGAGGATTAAGTAGAAAAGAGGCAGAATCATTTCTAATAAGAGGATTCATTGAAGATGAAAAAGATCCAGAGATCTTAAAGAAAGTAATTGAAGAAACTCTTGCGGAAAGTAAGATAATAGTTTCGGTTTAG